Proteins co-encoded in one Fusobacterium perfoetens genomic window:
- a CDS encoding MetQ/NlpA family ABC transporter substrate-binding protein produces MTKNFKLFALTGLLSFVVGANSFGATLKVGATPVPHAEILEAIKPELSKEGIDLKIVEFTDYVTPNLALNDGELDANFFQHYPYLQKFAEERKLNLVSAGAIHVEPLGLFSEKHKSLDELKKGATVAIPNDPSNGGRALILLHNNGIIKLADPTNLYSTEFDIAENPKKLKFKSLEAAQLPRVLKDVDFAVINGNYAMEANLNPTKDALVLEGKESPYANIVAVREKDLEKAEIKTLIKVLQSEKVADFIEEKYNGSVVKAF; encoded by the coding sequence ATGACAAAAAATTTCAAATTATTTGCTTTAACTGGTTTACTTTCATTTGTAGTAGGGGCTAACTCTTTTGGAGCTACTTTAAAAGTAGGAGCTACTCCTGTACCTCATGCTGAAATATTAGAAGCTATAAAACCTGAGCTTTCTAAAGAGGGAATAGATCTTAAAATAGTTGAGTTTACTGACTACGTTACTCCTAACCTTGCATTAAACGATGGAGAGTTAGATGCTAACTTTTTCCAACACTATCCTTATTTACAAAAATTTGCTGAAGAAAGAAAATTAAACCTTGTATCTGCTGGAGCTATCCACGTAGAGCCACTTGGACTTTTCTCTGAAAAACATAAATCACTTGATGAATTAAAAAAAGGAGCTACAGTAGCTATACCTAACGATCCATCAAATGGTGGAAGAGCTTTAATACTTCTTCACAACAATGGAATTATAAAATTAGCTGATCCAACAAATCTTTACTCTACTGAATTTGATATAGCTGAAAATCCTAAAAAATTAAAATTCAAATCTTTAGAAGCTGCTCAACTTCCACGTGTTTTAAAAGATGTTGACTTCGCTGTAATAAATGGTAACTACGCTATGGAAGCTAACCTAAATCCTACAAAAGACGCTTTAGTATTAGAAGGAAAAGAATCTCCTTATGCTAATATAGTTGCTGTAAGAGAAAAAGATTTAGAAAAAGCTGAGATAAAAACTTTAATAAAAGTTCTTCAATCTGAAAAAGTTGCTGATTTCATAGAAGAAAAATACAACGGTTCTGTTGTAAAAGCATTCTAA